The Candidatus Poribacteria bacterium genome contains a region encoding:
- a CDS encoding transcriptional regulator encodes MNCEMSETRMRILQLLKMRAGMTIGQLKEALHISQMGVRQHLAILETEGLVEHYREKQGRGRPPYIYQLTDAANSLFPTTYANFAVGLMHEVAKFNGPGFINKVFRGRMKSQLQTYQQRLQGKTLSERVMELAQIRDEEGYMARFDENEDDYVLTEHNCPIALIAQEYPHVCEIETALFRQSLGAKVVRVEHLMQGSHKCCYRIPKASEE; translated from the coding sequence ATGAATTGTGAAATGAGCGAAACCCGAATGCGAATCCTGCAATTGCTGAAAATGCGTGCTGGCATGACTATCGGTCAGTTGAAAGAGGCATTGCACATCAGTCAGATGGGAGTCCGACAACACCTCGCCATACTTGAAACAGAGGGGTTGGTCGAGCACTACCGGGAAAAGCAGGGGCGTGGCCGTCCACCTTATATTTATCAATTGACCGATGCGGCAAATAGTCTCTTCCCCACGACTTACGCCAACTTTGCTGTTGGATTGATGCATGAAGTCGCCAAATTCAACGGACCCGGTTTCATCAACAAAGTCTTTCGAGGTCGGATGAAATCACAGTTACAGACGTATCAACAACGACTCCAAGGAAAAACGCTATCCGAACGGGTCATGGAACTTGCCCAAATCCGTGATGAAGAAGGGTACATGGCACGTTTTGACGAAAATGAAGACGATTACGTCTTAACAGAACATAATTGTCCGATTGCCTTGATTGCCCAAGAGTACCCGCACGTCTGCGAGATTGAAACAGCACTCTTCCGACAATCCTTGGGGGCGAAAGTCGTTCGGGTGGAACATCTTATGCAGGGAAGCCATAAATGTTGTTACCGAATTCCTAAAGCCAGCGAAGAATAA
- a CDS encoding 4Fe-4S dicluster domain-containing protein: MPDETGRRGFFKEALNQLIQPVAEFLDDRISDPLPAEEPRNRPLFRPPGALPEAEFLEKCHRCGNCVKNCPANAIFPLQTSQTDITNTPYIDPEEQPCVICDSLACMYVCPSGALQTVYAEDIKIGLAVFSAETCLRTKDVDCTYCVDTCPIGEEAIHFTSDGIVEVIDAGCTGCGVCQYACPTSPKSIVIRPIAA, from the coding sequence ATGCCTGATGAAACGGGGAGACGCGGCTTTTTTAAGGAAGCCTTGAACCAACTTATCCAACCGGTCGCCGAATTTCTTGATGACCGGATAAGTGATCCTTTGCCCGCTGAGGAACCGAGGAACCGTCCGCTTTTTCGACCTCCGGGGGCATTGCCTGAAGCGGAATTTTTAGAAAAGTGTCATCGGTGTGGCAACTGCGTCAAGAATTGTCCTGCAAACGCTATTTTCCCTTTACAAACCTCTCAAACCGACATCACGAATACACCTTATATCGATCCTGAGGAACAGCCATGCGTCATCTGTGATTCATTGGCGTGCATGTATGTTTGTCCGAGCGGTGCTTTGCAAACCGTTTATGCCGAAGATATTAAAATCGGTTTGGCGGTTTTCAGTGCTGAAACTTGTCTTCGGACGAAAGACGTAGATTGTACTTACTGTGTCGATACGTGTCCGATTGGCGAGGAGGCAATTCATTTCACGTCAGATGGCATTGTAGAGGTTATTGATGCCGGATGCACAGGATGTGGGGTCTGTCAATACGCCTGTCCAACTTCACCAAAGTCGATAGTTATTCGGCCTATCGCTGCGTGA
- a CDS encoding ATP-binding protein has product MSNEHKVLLTIPMYPDMELAAAKTGSVLAEMKDFNEDAVEEIQLAIIETCINASEHSQSEDKEVHIQFLVTDDRLEVKITDRGVGITADTLDGTRLLGRPTVHPDLRKRGRGLQIIRALMDEVVIESSPNGTTVSFTKKKSSQ; this is encoded by the coding sequence GTGTCAAATGAACACAAAGTACTCCTCACTATACCGATGTACCCTGACATGGAACTTGCCGCGGCGAAAACTGGTTCTGTCCTCGCAGAAATGAAGGACTTCAACGAAGATGCAGTAGAAGAGATTCAACTTGCTATCATTGAAACTTGTATCAACGCTTCTGAACATAGTCAAAGCGAGGATAAGGAAGTACATATTCAGTTTTTGGTTACAGACGATCGACTGGAGGTCAAAATTACAGATCGAGGCGTCGGTATAACCGCAGATACACTGGACGGCACCCGCTTACTTGGTAGGCCAACTGTGCACCCCGATTTACGTAAGCGCGGAAGAGGCTTACAAATTATTAGAGCTTTAATGGATGAAGTGGTTATAGAAAGCAGCCCGAACGGGACTACTGTTAGTTTCACGAAAAAGAAATCCTCCCAATAG
- a CDS encoding STAS domain-containing protein: MDKFDIQIREAKEHAVIETAGYLNDALGEQLSEKAQELIQNGCTQLVINLEKTSLINSIGISILIEIIEALTEREGSLNFCGLSATQERTFRMMAIAKYAGIFPDEESAIANL, encoded by the coding sequence TTGGACAAATTTGATATTCAAATTCGCGAGGCGAAAGAGCACGCGGTCATTGAAACAGCGGGATATCTGAATGATGCCCTCGGAGAGCAACTCTCCGAGAAAGCACAGGAACTCATTCAGAATGGTTGTACGCAACTCGTAATTAACCTTGAAAAAACATCACTCATTAACAGCATTGGTATATCTATACTTATTGAGATTATAGAGGCACTCACTGAACGCGAAGGCTCCCTGAATTTTTGTGGGTTGTCTGCCACACAGGAGCGCACATTCCGTATGATGGCAATTGCCAAATACGCAGGCATCTTCCCAGACGAAGAATCTGCTATTGCCAACCTATAA
- a CDS encoding SpoIIE family protein phosphatase: MKDPSKLTSGDSLQAHQTQNTAEQTMERLIFSLSELEHLGQTLISGHSNFNHSSKTYLRITLGTLQVTRGAILRYHRTRQNLEVVAASPDHTFLPITVEESEIEGLLQHPFIENANLPECLESFFARTANFVKTTDIRLWIPLKIQDEFLGMIGLGSFLGRETLETWEMELLTTLAHQISIAIAYSQMVEGIQSEKFRLFMLAESAPQICQLLQPEAASEQVVHQAVSLLDANAGALMLSRPERQELEMHYTFPETLVENPKADSDADGTGQVSIDLRDNVPSGEEGPVSLETTSVDMLKSVVKEGLPGHCSPTSDTLFGGKNLMAVPIPGRDGDILGILVVGDKEERGGMITPFTDEDVILLDSFAKQAGVAIENAHLHQEALEARQLQAEMEEARKIQVNLIPETLPHIPGYEIAGHYEPRGPVGGDYYDCIALPTGYWGLAIADVSGKGMQAALLMATLRAGLISELSRGNGSTEKDSEQNAPSVPALYAELTEMALTLNSLLYASGTEEKYATFFYSHLNPETDILTTMNAGHNPPLLIKKDGTYKWLGEDIGGIPLGMFPNDMVSNIAEYEAEHVQLTSGDVVIYYTDGVTETENVDDEYYEEDRLVEDSKACKDSDAEGILKHLHDAVMRFQGEADQFDDLTLLILRKQ, translated from the coding sequence ATGAAAGATCCGAGCAAACTTACGTCAGGAGACAGTTTGCAAGCCCATCAGACCCAAAATACCGCGGAGCAGACGATGGAGCGGCTTATTTTCAGTCTGTCCGAGTTAGAGCATCTGGGACAAACGTTAATCTCCGGACACAGCAACTTTAATCATTCAAGTAAAACCTATCTCCGAATCACGCTTGGAACTTTGCAAGTCACACGCGGCGCGATCCTCCGTTACCATCGGACGCGGCAGAATCTCGAAGTCGTTGCGGCATCACCTGATCACACATTTTTACCTATCACCGTTGAAGAAAGCGAAATCGAGGGGTTGCTGCAACATCCATTCATTGAGAATGCAAACCTCCCAGAATGTCTTGAGTCCTTCTTCGCTCGGACAGCTAACTTCGTCAAAACTACTGACATACGTCTTTGGATACCCCTAAAAATTCAAGATGAATTTCTCGGAATGATTGGTTTAGGCAGTTTTTTGGGCAGAGAGACATTGGAAACATGGGAGATGGAATTGTTAACAACCCTTGCGCACCAAATCTCGATCGCCATCGCTTATTCGCAAATGGTGGAGGGCATTCAAAGCGAAAAATTTCGATTGTTCATGCTCGCGGAAAGTGCCCCGCAAATCTGCCAGCTCCTACAACCTGAAGCTGCCTCAGAACAAGTCGTGCACCAGGCTGTTTCACTCTTAGATGCTAACGCTGGGGCACTTATGCTCTCGCGCCCGGAACGCCAAGAACTTGAGATGCACTACACTTTTCCAGAAACATTGGTTGAAAATCCCAAAGCCGATTCCGACGCTGACGGGACAGGGCAAGTCTCTATAGACTTGCGGGACAATGTTCCGTCTGGTGAAGAGGGACCTGTATCCTTAGAAACAACGTCTGTAGACATGTTGAAATCTGTTGTCAAGGAAGGATTGCCGGGGCACTGTTCACCAACATCCGACACCCTTTTCGGAGGAAAGAATTTGATGGCGGTCCCTATTCCTGGACGCGACGGTGACATTCTGGGAATCCTCGTTGTTGGTGATAAAGAGGAACGCGGGGGTATGATCACACCTTTTACCGATGAGGATGTTATCCTTCTTGATTCTTTTGCGAAACAGGCAGGTGTCGCTATTGAAAACGCGCACCTACATCAGGAAGCACTGGAGGCGCGCCAGTTACAAGCGGAAATGGAGGAAGCTCGCAAGATACAAGTGAACCTCATTCCGGAGACGCTGCCTCACATTCCGGGATACGAAATCGCAGGACATTATGAGCCACGCGGTCCCGTTGGCGGCGACTATTATGATTGTATCGCCTTGCCGACCGGATATTGGGGACTCGCAATTGCAGATGTTTCAGGAAAGGGCATGCAAGCGGCACTTCTCATGGCAACTCTACGTGCTGGGCTTATCTCTGAATTGTCACGTGGAAACGGCTCCACCGAGAAAGATTCAGAGCAAAACGCCCCAAGTGTGCCTGCCTTGTACGCTGAACTTACCGAAATGGCTTTGACACTGAACTCACTCCTTTATGCCAGTGGCACAGAAGAGAAATACGCTACCTTTTTCTACAGTCATCTTAACCCAGAAACGGACATCCTGACGACGATGAATGCAGGACATAATCCGCCACTGCTCATTAAAAAGGATGGCACCTATAAGTGGTTGGGTGAAGATATTGGCGGTATTCCACTCGGGATGTTCCCGAACGATATGGTTTCAAACATCGCTGAGTATGAAGCAGAGCATGTTCAACTCACAAGCGGTGATGTCGTTATATATTATACAGATGGTGTCACAGAAACCGAGAATGTTGACGACGAGTATTACGAGGAGGACCGACTCGTAGAGGATTCCAAAGCGTGCAAGGATTCTGATGCTGAGGGTATCCTCAAACATCTTCACGACGCAGTTATGAGGTTTCAGGGAGAAGCCGATCAGTTTGATGACCTTACCCTACTTATTTTGAGGAAACAGTGA
- a CDS encoding DUF58 domain-containing protein codes for MQQSPPVGRSFLDPAILARIGNLELIAKFVVEGFISGLHKSPYHGFSVEFSQYRQYMPGDDTKHIDWKAYARTDRYYIKQFEEETNLNCYLLLDASESMLHPVDETQVDDPTIEESRTGQKLTKLRYSSFLIASLAYFMAKQRDAVGFAYFDDTLRQYLPARSSTSHLHSILLTLETLQTAKSTRMGTSLHQIAERLTKRGLVLFVSDLYDDGDIDGQSEVIEGLEHLRYEGHEVIVFHVLAHQELAFADFEAGRSSEALIRFIDSESDAEIITTPQAIQESYLNNFNTFLDTYRLALRQSDIDYNLITTATPIDLALASYLAKRQGVL; via the coding sequence ATGCAGCAAAGTCCACCAGTCGGACGCTCCTTTTTAGATCCAGCAATCCTCGCCCGAATCGGGAATCTTGAATTGATTGCAAAATTTGTCGTTGAAGGTTTTATCTCCGGACTCCACAAAAGCCCATATCACGGGTTCAGTGTCGAATTCTCGCAATATCGACAATATATGCCGGGAGACGATACCAAACATATAGATTGGAAAGCCTACGCTCGCACGGATCGTTACTATATCAAACAATTTGAAGAAGAAACCAATCTCAATTGCTACCTCCTTTTGGACGCAAGCGAATCTATGTTGCATCCGGTGGATGAGACACAAGTGGATGATCCAACCATAGAGGAGAGCAGAACGGGACAAAAACTAACAAAGTTACGATACTCAAGTTTCCTCATCGCGTCACTTGCCTATTTTATGGCGAAGCAGCGGGATGCTGTTGGGTTTGCGTACTTTGATGATACACTGCGCCAATACCTTCCCGCTCGAAGTAGTACATCGCACTTGCATTCGATCTTACTCACGTTGGAGACGTTACAGACCGCAAAAAGCACACGGATGGGGACATCCTTGCATCAAATCGCCGAACGTCTCACCAAGCGCGGCTTAGTCCTCTTCGTCTCCGACCTCTACGATGACGGTGATATAGATGGGCAGTCAGAAGTTATCGAGGGTTTGGAACACCTGCGCTACGAGGGACATGAAGTCATCGTCTTTCATGTTCTCGCACATCAGGAACTTGCATTTGCTGACTTTGAAGCAGGAAGGAGTTCGGAGGCACTTATCCGTTTTATCGATTCGGAAAGTGATGCTGAGATTATCACAACACCGCAAGCGATTCAGGAGAGTTATTTGAATAATTTCAACACATTTCTTGATACTTATAGGCTTGCGCTACGGCAATCGGATATTGATTACAACCTGATAACAACAGCAACACCGATCGATTTAGCGTTGGCATCCTATCTCGCTAAGCGGCAAGGGGTTCTCTAA
- a CDS encoding BatA domain-containing protein codes for MFGLGILAPLFAVAGIVGASIPLILHLLNRERARQLVFGTIRFIEMSHQTNVRRHKLKRLLLLLMRILMLALLGFAFARPFFAEAPIIAQKTGGKRNTIVILDTSYSMQYEEVFENAKREGIKILDGLDATDAACLILSSDNARVVAPLGSEFSHIRTALNNAEATYKPTDYLDALQTADEILASILIGEKQIYVIADMQKRGWENFIETDKLNPDVQIQFIDVHPEQPHNFAITGLNIPPVVLKEQQASYLVARVRNFSDEAVENLPVRLFVDGNMIHTVQLDIEPDDLADAAFRIASFDSGQDEATHTGWVELPEDALQVDNKRYFTLQSLRSIKVHAVSDKPRTQSPHQTMGTFFMKMALTAGRDAVPIDFTESSSVPNAAILNRTDVLVLANVAQLSSNEARRVTTYVASGGGLILTVGDNIDPDVYEQRLGGETGLMPCNFVQPVGDAFDRQQFRVLATVKYEHPIFAPFKEPNHGDFGKARFYRIFQAVPTANATVIASYDDGSPALFEKPYGNMGRVLCFTSTIDREWNDLPIRAVYLPFLHESIKYLALKDAETLPNYHVGDYVELKVSEIGKEVVRENREVAIFNPNNVEIRLGQNKDVTSAAEDTLQSSVLYTDTAIPGIYSVHRSGTEVTEYFVVNVDTTESNLAARDVEELASMLKGTADESGEDKPTTELVAQYNEDVENNQNVWIYLMFAVFALAITEMFLANRV; via the coding sequence ATGTTTGGATTAGGAATCTTAGCTCCTTTATTCGCGGTAGCAGGTATTGTTGGTGCCTCAATTCCACTCATCTTGCATCTGTTGAACCGAGAACGTGCAAGACAATTGGTGTTCGGTACCATCCGTTTCATCGAGATGTCGCATCAAACCAACGTGAGACGGCATAAGTTGAAACGGCTACTGCTTCTGCTGATGCGTATTCTGATGTTGGCACTTCTCGGTTTTGCATTTGCACGACCTTTCTTCGCCGAAGCTCCAATTATTGCCCAGAAAACGGGTGGAAAACGAAACACAATTGTTATTCTCGATACCTCCTATAGCATGCAATATGAGGAGGTATTTGAAAATGCCAAAAGGGAGGGCATCAAAATTCTCGATGGGCTTGACGCAACCGATGCCGCTTGCCTTATTCTTTCTTCGGACAATGCCCGCGTCGTTGCCCCACTCGGTTCAGAGTTTTCACACATTCGAACGGCTTTGAACAATGCAGAAGCCACTTATAAACCGACAGATTATTTAGATGCCCTGCAAACCGCGGATGAAATACTTGCGTCTATTCTTATCGGTGAAAAACAGATTTATGTGATAGCGGATATGCAAAAGCGGGGATGGGAAAACTTCATTGAAACGGACAAACTCAACCCTGATGTCCAAATTCAGTTTATTGACGTCCATCCTGAACAACCGCACAATTTCGCGATAACAGGTCTCAATATACCCCCTGTTGTCCTGAAGGAACAGCAAGCATCCTATCTGGTTGCACGCGTCCGTAATTTCAGCGACGAGGCAGTTGAAAATCTACCGGTTCGTCTGTTCGTAGATGGAAACATGATCCACACCGTCCAACTTGACATTGAGCCGGACGACCTCGCGGATGCTGCTTTCAGAATCGCCAGTTTTGATAGCGGGCAAGATGAGGCAACACATACGGGTTGGGTTGAACTGCCTGAAGATGCGCTTCAGGTTGACAACAAACGTTATTTCACTTTACAAAGTTTGCGGTCAATCAAGGTTCATGCGGTGAGTGACAAACCGCGGACGCAAAGCCCCCATCAGACAATGGGAACATTTTTCATGAAAATGGCGTTAACGGCGGGTCGTGATGCGGTGCCGATTGATTTTACCGAATCGAGTTCGGTGCCAAACGCGGCGATACTCAATCGCACGGATGTTCTGGTGCTTGCCAACGTGGCACAACTCTCTTCTAACGAAGCCAGGCGTGTGACGACTTACGTTGCTTCAGGCGGAGGATTGATTCTGACAGTGGGTGACAATATAGACCCTGATGTCTATGAACAACGTCTTGGTGGTGAGACAGGCTTGATGCCCTGTAACTTCGTCCAACCCGTCGGCGACGCTTTCGATCGTCAGCAATTCCGCGTCCTTGCGACAGTGAAGTACGAACACCCGATTTTCGCGCCGTTCAAGGAACCGAACCATGGTGATTTTGGTAAAGCGCGGTTTTATAGAATTTTTCAGGCGGTACCCACGGCAAATGCGACTGTCATTGCTTCTTATGATGATGGCAGCCCTGCGCTCTTTGAAAAGCCTTACGGAAACATGGGACGTGTGCTCTGTTTTACCTCGACCATAGACCGAGAATGGAACGATCTACCGATTCGCGCGGTTTATTTACCTTTCCTTCATGAATCCATTAAGTATCTCGCACTTAAGGACGCAGAAACGCTACCCAATTACCATGTAGGAGACTATGTCGAACTGAAAGTTTCTGAGATTGGGAAGGAAGTTGTAAGGGAGAACAGAGAAGTCGCTATTTTCAATCCGAACAACGTTGAGATACGCTTGGGACAAAACAAAGATGTTACATCTGCAGCAGAAGATACGCTACAAAGTAGTGTTTTATATACGGACACAGCAATACCCGGTATCTATTCCGTTCATAGGTCTGGTACAGAGGTTACGGAATACTTTGTCGTCAACGTCGATACGACCGAGTCCAATCTTGCGGCACGTGATGTTGAGGAGCTTGCAAGTATGCTGAAAGGCACAGCTGACGAGTCAGGCGAAGATAAACCGACGACAGAACTGGTGGCGCAATACAATGAAGATGTAGAGAATAATCAAAACGTATGGATCTATCTTATGTTTGCGGTTTTTGCTTTAGCAATAACAGAGATGTTCCTCGCGAACCGTGTTTAG
- a CDS encoding phytanoyl-CoA dioxygenase family protein, translating into MNFEPSAPIEVPQIVSEEQVQFFINNGYLIVPDLLSLDEVEELRQDTITLAKGGYPCESLQPLPEDMSDDEAIGRILCIHQPHFVSPVIEKYVKHSKICGILSQITAAHLPHWDGSVKCMQSMLFVKPPDFQGQAWHQDEFYIPTRDRSLIGAWTAMDDATIENGCLWVLPGSHRRGYLYPQRYHENPDEFDFAWESYGFDDTDEVPVEVTTGTLVFFNGYLLHRSRKNRGDTYRRVLVNHYCNSWSLLPWSIQDGERPASADRRCVIPVSGVDPYAWKGYDDPPQNVHLRTCKAVDELESLDAS; encoded by the coding sequence ATGAACTTTGAACCGAGTGCACCGATTGAGGTACCACAAATCGTATCTGAGGAGCAGGTCCAATTTTTTATCAATAACGGGTATCTGATTGTCCCAGATCTGCTTTCTCTGGATGAGGTAGAGGAATTGCGGCAGGACACTATTACGCTTGCCAAAGGTGGATACCCGTGTGAAAGCCTCCAACCGCTTCCTGAGGATATGAGCGATGACGAGGCCATTGGACGTATCCTGTGCATTCATCAACCCCATTTTGTCAGCCCAGTTATCGAGAAGTACGTCAAGCACTCGAAAATCTGTGGTATTCTGAGCCAGATAACTGCTGCACACTTACCCCACTGGGACGGAAGCGTCAAGTGTATGCAGTCGATGCTCTTTGTGAAACCGCCCGATTTTCAAGGGCAGGCATGGCATCAGGACGAATTTTATATTCCGACTCGCGATCGCTCCTTGATTGGTGCGTGGACTGCCATGGACGATGCAACGATAGAAAATGGCTGTTTATGGGTCCTTCCCGGCTCGCATCGTCGAGGGTATCTCTATCCACAGAGATACCACGAGAACCCAGATGAATTCGATTTCGCCTGGGAGAGTTACGGATTTGATGACACAGATGAGGTGCCCGTCGAAGTTACAACTGGCACATTAGTGTTCTTTAACGGTTATCTACTCCACCGCTCTCGTAAAAATCGTGGAGATACATATCGCAGGGTTTTGGTGAACCATTACTGCAATTCATGGTCGCTGTTACCTTGGTCAATTCAAGATGGAGAACGTCCCGCCAGTGCTGATCGGAGATGTGTCATTCCGGTCTCTGGTGTCGATCCGTACGCATGGAAAGGCTATGATGATCCACCACAAAACGTCCATTTGCGAACCTGCAAAGCCGTTGATGAACTGGAGTCATTAGATGCAAGTTGA
- the rph gene encoding ribonuclease PH — MVREDGRALDELRPVTIKRHYIKHAEGSVLVATGDTRVICTASVIDQQPRFMRDQRIRNKGWVTAEYSMLPRSTSERMQREATRGGVSGRTQEIQRLIGRSLRAAVDLYALEERTVWVDCDVIQADGGTRTASITGAFIALWDACQALIKTKRIKNLPITDNIAATSVGLVDGQAMLDLCYTEDSTADVDMNIVMTGSEEFIEIQGTAEEKPFSRNEYDQMLDLAVGGIQQLIRLQNRMILENLDEAHIGDA, encoded by the coding sequence ATGGTAAGAGAGGATGGACGCGCATTAGATGAGCTGCGTCCTGTCACAATCAAACGACACTATATCAAACATGCCGAAGGCTCTGTGCTCGTCGCAACCGGAGATACTCGTGTTATCTGCACTGCCTCTGTGATTGACCAACAGCCGCGTTTCATGCGTGATCAGCGTATTAGAAATAAGGGGTGGGTGACGGCAGAGTACTCCATGTTACCCCGCTCCACTTCCGAACGGATGCAACGTGAGGCAACCCGTGGCGGTGTTTCTGGGAGAACACAGGAGATCCAACGTCTTATTGGTCGTTCCTTACGTGCCGCTGTAGATTTATACGCCTTGGAAGAGCGGACAGTTTGGGTCGATTGTGATGTTATTCAGGCTGATGGTGGGACACGCACTGCATCCATTACGGGTGCTTTCATCGCCCTCTGGGATGCCTGTCAAGCACTCATTAAAACCAAAAGGATTAAAAATCTTCCTATTACTGACAACATTGCCGCTACAAGTGTTGGACTCGTCGATGGTCAAGCGATGTTAGATCTCTGCTATACAGAAGACTCAACAGCGGACGTTGATATGAACATTGTGATGACAGGAAGCGAAGAATTTATTGAGATACAGGGCACTGCGGAGGAAAAACCCTTTTCGCGTAACGAGTATGACCAAATGCTGGATCTCGCCGTTGGAGGTATACAACAACTTATCCGACTCCAGAATCGGATGATATTGGAGAATTTAGATGAAGCTCATATTGGCGACGCGTAA
- the rdgB gene encoding RdgB/HAM1 family non-canonical purine NTP pyrophosphatase yields MKLILATRNQGKVRELTNMLCGSRDRSCAYPIEVISLESYPDAPEVIEDGQTYTENAVKKASIIAEYTSHLTLADDAGLEVDALGGAPGINSKRWAGEDATDETRIAKLLQALDGVANRRARFIAAIALVHPRRSRDNDHRDGVPSPNPKPEVVLGICEGHIRHDPVGESGFGYDPVFVPDGYNQTFAELGEEIKNRMSHRAKALEQAIALLNY; encoded by the coding sequence ATGAAGCTCATATTGGCGACGCGTAATCAAGGAAAAGTCAGAGAACTCACGAACATGCTCTGCGGTAGTAGGGATAGGTCTTGTGCCTATCCGATCGAGGTTATCTCTTTGGAAAGTTATCCAGATGCCCCAGAGGTAATTGAAGATGGGCAAACGTATACGGAGAATGCCGTTAAGAAGGCATCTATTATTGCTGAATATACGTCCCATCTCACGCTCGCTGACGATGCGGGGCTGGAGGTAGACGCTCTCGGCGGCGCGCCAGGTATTAACTCCAAACGCTGGGCGGGAGAAGACGCAACAGATGAAACTCGGATTGCGAAACTCCTTCAGGCGCTTGACGGTGTCGCGAATCGGCGGGCACGATTCATCGCTGCGATTGCACTGGTACATCCTCGAAGGTCACGCGATAACGATCATCGTGATGGCGTGCCTTCGCCGAATCCCAAACCTGAAGTGGTGCTCGGTATTTGCGAGGGACACATCAGGCATGATCCAGTGGGAGAGAGCGGTTTCGGTTACGATCCCGTGTTTGTACCTGATGGTTATAATCAGACTTTCGCGGAATTAGGAGAAGAAATAAAAAACCGGATGAGTCACAGAGCAAAGGCGTTGGAACAGGCAATCGCATTATTAAATTATTAA
- the efp gene encoding elongation factor P, with protein sequence MAALNDLRNGLVIRLNNTIYTIVSCDHVKPGKGGAFARTKIKRISDGAVLDRTFRSNENVETVRLMDHQMQYMYRDGEVLWFMDNETFEQHTLPVDLIGDDLKYLKAGETVTVKMEGAIPLAVELPNFVELQIVETDPGLRGDTVSGGSKRATLETGGVVNVPLFVQNETRIKVDTRTGKYVERI encoded by the coding sequence ATGGCAGCACTTAACGATTTACGAAACGGGTTGGTTATCCGACTCAACAATACTATTTATACCATAGTCAGCTGTGACCACGTCAAGCCAGGGAAAGGTGGTGCCTTCGCACGAACCAAAATCAAACGGATTTCCGACGGTGCCGTCTTGGACAGAACGTTCCGTTCTAATGAAAATGTCGAAACCGTCAGGCTCATGGACCATCAGATGCAGTATATGTACCGGGATGGAGAGGTATTGTGGTTTATGGATAACGAAACATTTGAACAACACACTCTCCCTGTAGACCTCATCGGAGATGACTTGAAGTACCTAAAAGCGGGTGAAACGGTCACCGTTAAAATGGAAGGGGCAATCCCACTTGCCGTTGAACTTCCGAACTTCGTTGAACTTCAGATTGTTGAGACCGATCCAGGATTACGAGGGGATACTGTCAGCGGTGGTTCAAAGCGTGCCACGCTTGAGACGGGCGGTGTCGTTAATGTTCCTTTGTTTGTTCAGAACGAAACGCGTATCAAAGTTGACACGCGTACCGGAAAATATGTAGAAAGGATATAG
- a CDS encoding acetyl-CoA carboxylase, biotin carboxyl carrier protein, with protein sequence MRQNRSKDKSQSAEQNNNDVLEIVEQLAEILVRTDLSEVRVRDNEFEVQVSRHRGNPGGYEQPPLRPAETNVAVGAPQLPVETPDAEGGAEAHNALISAPMPSRFYRSPAPDEPPFVKVGDIVATGEPVAVLEVMKTYNPVEAPFNCVILEILAEDGEAVEYSQPLFRVKQT encoded by the coding sequence ATGCGCCAAAACAGATCGAAGGATAAATCTCAATCTGCTGAACAAAACAACAATGATGTCTTAGAAATTGTTGAACAATTAGCAGAAATTCTCGTCCGCACCGACCTTTCGGAAGTCCGCGTCCGGGACAACGAGTTCGAGGTCCAGGTTTCCAGACATCGCGGGAATCCCGGCGGATATGAACAGCCTCCGTTACGTCCCGCAGAGACGAATGTAGCAGTAGGGGCGCCGCAGCTTCCTGTAGAAACGCCTGATGCCGAAGGTGGCGCGGAAGCACATAATGCCCTCATCAGTGCCCCTATGCCCTCGCGCTTCTACCGCTCCCCTGCCCCTGATGAACCACCCTTTGTAAAAGTTGGGGACATCGTTGCAACGGGTGAACCCGTTGCCGTCCTTGAAGTCATGAAAACTTACAATCCCGTGGAAGCTCCATTCAATTGTGTAATTTTAGAGATCCTCGCTGAAGATGGCGAGGCGGTTGAATATTCACAACCCCTGTTCCGAGTGAAACAAACATAG